AACACCCGGCACGCGGACGGCACCGTCCGAAACAACGAGCACGCGGACGGCACCGTCCAGAACACCCGGCAGCGGGTCGACGCTTCGCCCGACCTGTCCGCGTGGGCACTGATCACGGCGCCCGTGCACCCGAGTCTCCGGGAAGCGCACCCGGACACAGCCCTCTGGGGCGAGTTGCGGGTCGACCCCGGGCTTGCGGGGCTCGACGTCGGACGGGCCCGTCCGATCCGGGTCGAGATCGGCTGCCGGGACGTCGAGGGCCTGTGGCGAGTGCCCGTCGAGGACATCACGCCGAGCGCGCTGGCGTGGCACCCGCGGCTGCCCCTGGTGGCCGGGCTGGCCATGCGCGGCCGCCACGCGCATCCGTGGATCGCCGACTACCGTGCGCATACGGTCGTGGTGCACGACCGGGTCCGGGCGGCCACGTCGCTCACCGGTCTCGGGGGCGCGGGGCAGCCGCCGCTCGTGTGGTGCGGTTCCGGGCTCGTCGTCCTCACCCCCGCGACGCCACCGCCCGCCCCGGCCGACGCCGGAGGGGAGCCGAGCCGGGCGGCCGTGACCTGCGAGGCGAACGGCCCCGGCTGGCTCGCGTTCCCCCAGGGCGTACGGGAGCTTTCGGCCCTGGCCGCCGTCCGGGTGACGGAGTTGCACCCCGACGGCGACGCCCCCCGGGTGCTCACCGGGCCGCTGCTGGTCCGGGGACTCGATCCCGCCCCGGGCGACGGACATCTGCTGGTCACGCACCTCGACGAGGAGGTCTCCCACTCCCAGCAGCTGCGCTGGGCCGCGTCGGTGGTCGAGGCCGGCCCGTCGGGGCGGGACGCCTGCGCGCGGCCGGTTCCACCCGGATCCCGTTGGGCCATTGGCGCCCCCGCCGTACTGGCGTGGCCCGACGACACCGACGACGACACCGACAGCGGCCGACGGATCCTGATGTGCCACGCCGCCGATCACGCGGCCGGTGACACCTCGAGCGTCCCCGTCTCCGTCCCCCTCCCCGTACCCGCTCACAGCCCGGCCCGGGAGTGGTGGCCCCTGTGGCACGACGGAGCACCCTGGGTGCTCGGCATGCAGGACAGCGGCCCGTACCTGTCCTCGCCTCGGCACACGGTCCCCCTCCCCGCACCCGCCGGCCTGCGGCTCGGCCACCCCTCCCCGGCCGAGGATCCCGCGGCCGGATTCCTGCTGGACTGCCGGGACGGCGAGGACAGGTACGGGATCGCGGCCCTGAACCCCGGAGGCCCAGGACGCCCCGGAGGCCCCGGACGCCCCGAACTCACCATCACCAGGGCGGCCGACCGAGACATACCGGCCGCGGTACGGGCCGTCCGCGCCTTCGGTGGACGGTCGGGCCAGGGGCTGGCAGTGGAGAGCGCCACACAGCACTATGCCGGGCAACGCGCCGCAGCGCTCCCGCACCAGAGCCGGCGTACGACAGCACTGACCCTGCTCGACGACGGCGAGACCACGGCCCGCGGCCCCCTCCTGCTGTGGCTCCGGGCACAGGAGCCCGGCACGGGCGGCGAGGCCACGCCGTGCCCCGGGGCAGGACCGGTCGCCCACCTGGACCTGCTACCCCGGTGGCCGGCCGACGCCACCGTCGGTTTCCTGCACTCCCAGATCACCGGCGCCGTCCGGGAGGCCCTGGACACGCTCGCCGAACACCGGCCCGGCCTCCTCGGCCGGGGTGTGGTCGTCGGCGGGCACAGTTTCGGCGCGAGCCTCGCGCTCCACGCGATGGCCCACGTCCCCCGGCTGGCTGGCGCCATCGTGCACAGCGGCTGCTACAACCGCACCCTCACCCCGGGCGGCTTCCAGTACGAGCGGCGCTCCTACTGGCAGGCGCCCGAGGTCTACCACGCCTTCAGCGCCCTGCTGTTCGCTCACCGGCTGGACCGGCCCGTCCTCATCGTGCACGGCACCCAGGACACCAACCCCGCGACGACGCCCGAACAGGCCGTCGGGCTCTACCGGGGCATCGTCGCCGCCGGCGGTCACGCACGTCTGGTGCTGCTGCCCGGCGAAGGCCACAACTTCCAGTACGCGGAGAGCCACCAAACCCTCGCGCATGAGCACAGGCGATGGCTGGATCGGTGCGCACGCACTCCGGAAAGGGTGTGACCCATGGCCGCTGAAGCGGGCGCGGCGAAGATCGGCACACGTGAGCAGATCGCCTGCCTGGCGTTCGCGGTACGGCTGGTCTGGCGGGCGGACCGGCGCCGCCTCATCGAGGTGGTCATCGCCCAACTCGCCTCGGCGCTGGGCATCATGGCCCTGATCCTGCTGGTCAGGAACGTCTTCGGAACGGTGCTCGCCGCCGGGTCCGGCCCCGGTGCGGGCGGCGGTCGGCAGGCGATCGTCTCCGTCGTCCTCATCGTCGCGATCGGTTCGCTGGGTGGCGTGCTGCGCCTGTTCAGTTCCTCCCGGAACCGGGTCCTGGCAGCCAAGGCCGACCGCCATGTCATCAGTACGGTGCTCGCCTCGGCGACCAGGGCGGAACTGGCGCGCTTCGAGGATCCCGTGTTCCACGACGCGTTGCAGCGGGCGGTGTTCGCCTCCCGTTCGCAGCCGACGATGGTGGTCGCCATGCTGGTCGCGGCCTCGCAGGCGGCGCTCACCGCCCTCGCCGTCGGCGCCGCCTTCGTGGTGATGGCCTGGTGGCTGCTGCCCGTCGCGTTCCTCAGCGCGCTGCCGGTGCTCCGGGCCGCCCGCGCCGAACGCAACGCCGGATACGGACTGCACCGCAGGCTCGCCGAGGACCGCAGAGTGCGCCAGTACGTGGAGCAGTTGCTCACCGGCAGGGACGGCGCCAAGGAAGTGCGGGCACTGGACCTCGGCCGGATCCTGCGCGCCAGGTGGGACGCGGAGTACGAGCGCGAGATCGACGACATCGTGTCCTGGCAGCGGGGTTATCTGCGGACGCGGATCGCGGCCCGGCTCGGATCGGACGCGATGATCCTGGCGATCATCGGCTCGGTCTGGTGGCTGATCGGCTCCGACGTGGTCAGCCTGCCCACCGCGGTCGCCGCCGTCACCGGCCTCTTCCTGATGACCAGCCGGGTGCAGGCGCTCGGCGCGCTCCTCAACGGAATCGGCGAATCGCTCTTCTACCTCATGGATCTGCGCACCTTCGCGGCCGACGCCGACAGCGAGGCCGACAGCGAACCGGTCCCGCCCCCGCCCGGCGGACCCTCCGGCGACGGATTCACCGGGCTGAGCGCCGAGTCGATCGACTTCACCTACCCCGGGTCGCCCCGACCGGCGCTGCGCGATGTCACCCTCACCGTGCGCAGGGGCGAGTTCATCGCCCTGGTCGGCGAGAACGGGTCGGGCAAGACGACGCTGGCCAAGATCCTCGGCGGGCTGTACCCGCCGGACAGCGGTCGCCTGGTACTCGACGGCACACCTGCGCCCGATCCGGCCCGGCTCCGTGAGACCTGCGCCCCGGTCTTCCAGGACTTCCTGCGCTACAAGTTCACGGCCGGCGACTCCATCGCCTTCGGCCGCGCCGACGTCCCGCCGGACACCGGCGCGATCGTCGCCGCGGCCGAGCGGGCGGGCGCCCACGCCTTCCTGGAGCGGCTGCCGCGCGGCTACGACACCGTGCTGGGCAAGGAGTTCAGCGACGGCTGCGACCTGTCGCTGGGCCAGTGGCAACGCCTGGCGCTGGCCCGGGCCTTCTACCGGGACTCGCCGTTCCTGATCCTCGACGAGCCGACCGCCTCGCTCGACCCGCAGGCGGAGGCTGACCTGGCCGACCGCCTGCGGGCCCTGTTCGCGGACCGCACGGTGCTGCTGATCTCGCACCGGTTCTCGGCGGTGCGCGGCGCCGACCGGATCTACGTCATGGCCGGCGGACGGGTGGTGGAACAGGGACGGCACGAGGAGCTCATGGCCGAGAACGGGACATACGCACGACTCTTCCGGCTCCAGGCCCTGCCCTACCACGACGACAGCGCCAAGGCCAATGCCGACAACGCCGACAACGCCGACAACGCCGCCCGAAGGCTGAGCCACCGCTGAACACCGTCCGCAGCCCCGCCGCCCCGCCGCCCCGCCGCGCCGCCGCGCCCTACCCCGCGGATTCCTCGACCATGGCACGTTCGCGAGCGTAGAGCCGTACGAGATCGTGCATCCGGTACCTCGTACCGCCGACGCCTTCGGCGGGCACTGCGGCGAGCAGGCTGGCGTCGACGAGCGCTTCGAGGTGGGTCTCGGCCAGGCCGACCGGACAGTCCAGCAGCACTGCGGCGTCCCCGGCGGTGAAGTGCGGCACCTCCAGCAGCCCCAGCAGCCGGAAGGTCCGCCGGGTGGCGTCCGGCAGTGCCGCGTACTCCGGCTCCAGGCTTTCGCGTACGGCGAGGTCGCCGATGGTCAGCTCGTCGAGCCGGCGCTGTTCGTCCCGGAGCAGGCCCGCCAGCCGGCCCAACGGCCACTGCCGTCGGCAGGCCAGCCGGGCGCCGGCGACCCGCACGGCCAGCGGGCACTGTCCGCACAGCCGGACGATGTCGGCCGCCGCTTCGGGTTCCGCGGCGACCCGGTCCGCTCCGACGATCCGCGCGAGCATCTCCACGCCGTGTTCCGGTGGGAGCGGGCCCAGCTCCACGGACCGCACTGCCCCTATCGAGGTCAGCCGGTGCCTGCTGGTGACCAGCACCGCCGGGCCGCCGACGCCGGGGAGCAGGGGCCGGATCTGACGCTCCGAGGCGGCGTTGTCCAGCACGACCAGGATCCTGCGATCGGCCGACAGGGTGCGGTAGAGGACCGCGAGTTCCTCCACCGAGTCCGGTACGGCGGCCGAGCCGGGCACTCCGAGGGCGCGGAGGAAGCGGACGAGCACCTCCCCCGGCTCGACCGGCGCCGCGTTCGCCCCCCGCAGATCGACGAACAACCGGCCGTCGCTGAACCGTTCGCTCAGCTCGTGCGCGGCGTGCACCGCGAGGGAGGTCTTGCCGACCCCGGCCATGCCGGAGACCGCCACCATGGGCACCACACCGTTAGGCGTTCCGCTCGCACCGGTCAATTCTTCTTCCACTGCCTGTAGTTGGGCTTCACGGCCGGTGAAGTCGGCGATGTCGCTGGGCAACTGGGCCGGAACCAAGGGCACGGCGGGCACTTCCGCACCGTGCGCTGCGGGCGCCGCGGGCGCGGCGCAGGCCGCCGCTATGCGCTGCCTGGCGCCCAGCCACGGCTCGGGGGTCAGACCGCAGGCCGCCACGTAGGCGTGTACGAACCCGGCGCGGGGCAGCGCGCCACGGCCGAGTACGGCGGCGGTGGTGCTCCGCGCCAGATGCAGTCCGTGCCGCTGGGCGCGGACCTCCAGCTCCCTGTACGTCAGCTCGGACCAGGCCCTCAGCCGCCGCAGCAGCCGGACGAACTCCTCCGGTGTGCGGGCCTCGTCCGGGCTCGGCAGGACATTGCTCTGTGCCATGTGCTTCTCCCCGTGGTGAGCCGGCCGCGTGCGGTCCCGGGCTCACGGCTCGGGGCGGCCGACGACTGCGCACGCCGTGCGGCGCCGGGTCCGGATCCCATGCCAGGGGCTGGACCCCCGTCCTGCCCATGCCGCCCGTCCCCGTCGCCGTTCGGCACTATCTGTACGACGTCAGGTCTAGCCGGTCGGCGTTGTTCGGCATCGGGGAACGGACGACGAACAAACGGACGCCGAACAACCGCGAGCGCGAGATCGAAGGCGCGCCGTCGCGTTCGGAACCCTGGTGCCCATCGGACAAGTCCTGAAGAATGTGACGTCACCGCGCTGGTGACGACCTGTGGGAAACGGGGAACTACGGGGAGGTGCGGCGATGCCGCGCGGAGAACGACCGCTGGAGGCGGGGGACGGTCCGTTGCTGGCGTTCGCCGCGGGGCTGCGCCGGCTGCGGCAGAAGGCCGGCAGTCCGCCGTACCGGAGCCTGGCGGAGAAGGCACACTACTCGATCTCGACCCTGTCCTCCGCGGCGTCCGGGCAGCGGCTGCCGACGCTGGCGGTGACGCTGGCGTACGTGCGTGCCTGTGACGGGGACGTGCGGAAGTGGGAGCGCCGCTGGCGGGAGGTGGCCCAGCAGCTCGGCGAGGAGGATCCCGATCCGGCTCGGGAGGAGGAGTCCGGCGCGCCCCCGCCGTACGCAGGTCTGCGGCCGTTCCGGGAGCGGGACGCGGAGTGGTTCTTCGGCCGGGAGCAACTGGTGGACGAGCTCGCCGGGCGGCTGGAGCGGCAGCGGTTCGTGGTGGTGATCGGGGCCTCGGGTTCGGGCAAGTCCTCGCTGTTGCGGGCGGGGTTGGTGCCGCGGCTGCGGTCCGCGGGGACGTCGGTGGTGGTGTTGACGCCGGGGCCGCGGCCCCTGGAGGAGTGCGCCGTGCGGCTGGGCGGGCCGGCAGGGGTTACGCCCGGCGGGCTGTACGGGGAGTTGCGGGAGGATCCGGAGAACCTGGGCCGCGTGCTACGGCAGATCACCGCGCGTTCCGAAACCGGCGACGGCGGCGACGGCGACGGCGACGTGGTGCTGGTCGTCGACCAGTTCGAGGAAACTTTCACGTTGTGCCGGGACGACGCCGAGCGGGACCGCTTCGTCGAGGCGCTGATCACCGCCGCCTCGGCCGAGGCGGGACGCTGCCGGGTGATCCTGGGCGTGCGGGCCGACTTCTACGCGCACTGCACCCGCAACGCGCTGCTGGTGACGGCGATGCGCGACGCGCAGGTGCCGGTCGGGCCGATGAGCCTGGACGACCTGCGCCGGGCGGTGGCGCAGCCCGCCCGGCAGGCCGGGCTGACCATCGAGGGTGCGCTCCTCGCGACATTGACGGCGCAGGCACACGGCCAGGTCGGAGTGCTGCCGCTGCTGTCGCACGCCTTGCTGCAGACGTGGCGGCGACGGCGGGGCAACGCCCTCACGCTGGAGGCGTTCGAGGCGGCGGGCGGCCTCGAGGGCGCGCTGGCGCGCACCGCGGAGGAGTTCTACCAGCAACTGGACGCGGAGCAGCGGGAGCTGGCCCGCAGCGTGTTCGTGCGGCTGACCGCGCTGGGCGAAGGCACGGAGGACACCCGGCGGCCGGCCCGCCGGGCGGAGCTGGAGGGCCTGGCCGGGGCGGACGACGGTCGCGTCGGCGCCGTACTCGATCGCGCGGCCGCGGCACGGCTGCTGACGCTCGACCACGAGCAGGCGGAACTGGCCCACGAGGCGCTGATCCGGTGCTGGCCCCGGCTGCACGGCTGGCTGGCAGAGGACCGCGAGGCCACCCGGACCCTGCGCCGGCTCACCGACGCGGCACAGACCTGGGAGTCGTTGGGGCGGGATCCCGGCGCGTTGTACCGCGGCACCCGCCTCGACATGGCCACCGCCCTCGACCACGCCTCGTTGTCCGGGCAGGAGCGGCGGTTCCTCGACGCGAGCTTGGCCGCTCGGGCGGCCGAACAGGCCGCCGCGCGGCGCCGCACACGGTTTCGACGCGGGGCGGTGGCGCTGTTGAGCGTCCTGCTCGTGCTGTCGAGCATGACCGCGTTCCTCGCCGTGCGGGCGCAGCGGATCGCGGACGTGCAGCGCGACGCCGTCAGTTCGCAGCGAGCCGCCGACAGGGCCGCGGCGCTGCGGACGCTCGACCCGGCTCTGGCCGCGCAGCTGGGTCTGGCCGCCTACCGCCTGTCACCCACCGAAGAGGCGCGTGGCAGTGTCCTGAGCACCTTCGCCACCGCGTACGCGACTTCGCTGACCGGGCAGACCGGCATGGTCACCACCATGGCGTTCGGCGCCGACGGCCGGGTCCTGGCCACCGGCGGCACCGATCGGACCCTGCGGTTGTGGCAGGCCACGGATCCTCATCACCCGCGCGCGCTCGGCGCGGCCCTGCGGCCGGCGAGTCCGCCTCGTACGGTCGCCGTCAGCGCCGACAGCCGACTCGTGGCCGCGGGAGGCGAGGACGGCACGGTGTGGGTGTGGGACATCGGCGACGCACGGCGGCCCCGGCTCGCGGCACGCCTGCCGGCCGATGCCGGTGCGATCGTCTCCCTGAGGTTCGGTCCCGGCGGGAGCACCTTGGCGACGGCCGCCCGCACCGGAATCCGGCTGTGGCAACTGACGGATCTCCGAAAGCCGCGCACCCTCGCCGTACGGCACGTGCCCGCCGACGTGACCGGGGCCGGTTTCACCCCGGACGGCCGGACGCTGGCCACGGGCCATGCCGACCGTACGGTTCGGCTGTGGGAGACGGCCGGGTCGGACGGGCGGGTGCGCGAGCTGTCGGCCGTGGACGAGCCCGGCGGCCAGGTGAACGCGCTGGCGTTCGCCCCGGACGGGCGCAGGCTGGCGACCGGGAGCACCGACTTCGCGGTGCGGCTGTGGGACGTGCGCAGCCCGCGCGACGCCCGCGTGGTGGAGGTGCTCAAGGGGCACACCGACGCGGTCAACACGGTGGGCTTCAGCCCCGACGGCTCCACGCTGGCCAGCGGCAGCACCGACGCCACCGTACGCCGGTGGGAGGTGACCGGTTCCGGTCCCGCCCGTGAACTGGCGGTCTTCACCGGCCACACCGGCAGTGTCGGATCGCTGGCCTTCAGCCCGGACGGCCGTGCGCTGGCCACGGGCAGCGAGGACCAGACCGCGCGCCTGTGGGACCTGCCCGGTCCGGCCCTGACCGGCCACAGCAGTTCGGTCTACTCCGTCGCCTTCAGCCCGGACGGGCGTCTGCTGGCCACCGGAAGTTACGACCGCACGGTGCGCCTGTGGCCCCTGGCGGACGGACGCCGCCCCGGGCGGCCGGACCGGCTCACGGGCCATACGGGTCCCGTCAACTCGGTGGCCTTCCGGCCGGACGGGCGCACCCTGGCCAGCGGCAGCGCCGACGGCACGCTACGGCTGTGGAGCACGGCAGCCGCACAACACCCCCGCCTGCTCGCTGCCATTCCCGGCCGTATCGGCCACGTCAACTCACTGGCGTTCAGCCCCGACGGCCGCACCATGGCCACCGGCGGCGAGCAGGGCTCCGTACGCCTGTGGGACACGGCGGACGTACGGCGTCCCCGTCCGCTGGCCGCACTGCCGGGTCCCGGCGCGGTGGACTCCGTGGCGTTCGCCCCCGACGGCCGCACCCTGGCCGTGGCCGGCCGCAACCACACCGCCGTGCTGTGGAACGTGACCGACCGACACCACCCCACACAGGGGGCCGTCCTCAGGGGACATGCCAGCGCGGTGAAGAGCGTCGCGTTCAGTCCCGACGGCCGGACGCTGGCCACCGGCAGCGAGGACCGCACCATACGGCTGTGGGATCTCACCGATCCTGACCGTCCCGTCCTGCGGAACCGGCTCACCGGCTACACCGACGGCGTCATGTCCGTCGCCTTCGCCCCGAACGGCCGGACGCTCGCCGCCGCAAGCTCGGACCACACCGCGCGGCTGTACGACGTGAGCGGCCGGGGCGCCCCGGAACGGGCCGTGCTGTCAGGCCACACCAAGGCCGTCGACACGCTCGCCTTCAGCCCGGACGGGGTCCTCGCCACCGGCGGTGAGGACTGGACGACGCTGCTGTGGGACCCGGACGTCCAGCGCGTCGCCACCCGCATCTGCGACACCGCCTCCCCCGCCATGACCCGCGCCGAGTGGCGGCAGTACTTTCCCCAGCACGCGTACCGGCCGCCCTGCTGACATGCCGACGTGTCATCAGGGCATCGGCCCGGATCGCCGCCTTGGGCAAGGGACAAAGCGCCCCCCGTCCGGTGATGTCACCGACCGCCCACAGCCCGTCCCCGGGCCGGATCTGCCCGTTCGTGGGCACGGCTGACGCGCTAAGACTTTTGGATTCCCACCGGGTGCTGGTCGAGGACCCGACCCACTGGCGCGCCGCCGAGATGATGTGCCCGCCCGCACTGCGGCCCGCCGTGCCGTCCTGCCGGCCGGAACACCACCGGGGCACGGATCGGGATCACCGGGGATATCTCAGCCATTACTCGGGGCAGACCACAACTGATTCAGGACTTGGCAGGCTCGGGCGGTGCCGTTCTCGGCTTCCAGGGTCTGGCCGAGCCGACGCGCGGTCTCCGCATAAGGAGAGTGCCGGGTGAGGGCGTGCAGGCGTTCGGTGAGGGCGGGAACGGTGAGATCACGGGCTGGTAGAGGTGGTGGCCCCGCGCCCAGCTCGCGCACCCGCGCGGCCCAGTAGGCCTGGTCGCCGAAGAACGGGCAGACCAGTGAGGGTCTTCCGGCACGCAGCGCTGAGGCAGTCGTGCCCGCCCCTCCGTGGTGGACGACGGCGGCCGTCCTGGGAAACAGCCAGTCGTGGGGGGTATCGCCGACCACGAAGATGTCGTCTTCGCTGGTGGCGGGATCTCCGGCCAGCACTCCGCGCAGTTCTGCTCGTCGCAGCGCCCTCCGTACCAGGGTGTCGGTCGCTTCGGGGTCGCTGGTTTTCATGCTGCCGAATCCGACGTAGACGGGCGGGGGCCCGTCGGCCAGGAAGGCGAGCAGTTGCCGCGGGGGTTTCCACCTCGGTCGGTCGTGGTGCCAGAAGCCGGTGACGTGGACGTTCGGTCCCCAGTCGGACGGCCGCGGTACGAGGGTGGGACTGAACGCACAGAGCACGGGGGCTCGGCGAACCTGCCGGAAAGGGGCCGACAGGGACAGCTCCGGGAGGCCGAGGTGCTCCCGGCGCCACGAGTTGATGAAGTGACGGCAGACAAGCCAGGACCCGAGGTCGACCGCGTCGAAACTGAGTCGGTTGCCCAAGGCCCCCAGCATTCGGGCAGCCGGTGCGAACGGGTGCGGAAAGGTCTTCGTGGGCTGGCTCGGTTGGAAGTGGATGATGGCGTGCGGGACTTGGAGGTACTGGCTCAGGTGAACGCCGAGGAAGCCGAAGGTGGGTGCCAGAACAAGGTCGGCTCCCTTCGCGCCGACCTGTGTCTCTTCCAGCATCGGCATGAAGTGGGGTCGCAGGACTCGGTCGATTCGGCGGATGAATGCCACCGGGTTGCTTCGGCCGGCGAGCAGTTCTTGCCCCTCGGCGGACTCGATGATCTCTGCGGGGTCGGCCGGAAGGGGATGGAAATTCAGTCCCGCTTCGGCAATCAGATGCTGATAGCGCATGCTGGCGAGGACCCTTGCCGTGTCGCCCTGACGGGTCAGTGCTCGGCCCAGCGCCAGGCAGGGCTGGACGTCGCCGCGGGATCCCGCGGCGAAGATCACCACTGTTCGCCCCATGGCGTTGCCTCTCTCACGCTACTGGAGTGACTCCATGACCGTGGGCCAGATGCTATGCAGCTCCTTTTGCCAGTAGGGCCAGGAATGCGTCCCCGGCGAATAGATGTGCGCCGAGACCTCGACGCCCTCCGAGTAAAGCGCGGAAGCGAATCTCTTGATTTGCTCCGGCAGCACTGCTTCGCCTGCCACGCCTGCCAGTAGCACACCGAGTGAGTGACCCTGGTCCATAGGTCCAGGCATACCATTGCCCACGGACAGATGGACCCGCATTCCGCGAAAGGAACGTGGCATGGCAGCGGGGTTGTGGGCTTGCCATACTTCGGCGTCCTCCACCGGGTCGCCCCAAACCTGTTTGATATCAGTGCCTTCCCTCATGGAGCTGACTCCGATGATCAGGCGCACAAGAGGGTCGTCGAGATCCGTGTAGGAGCTTATGGCCGCCACGTACCGAAACATCCCGGGGTGGCGTGCCGAGTAGTTGAGTGCGCCGAAGCCTCCCATGGACAGTCCCATGATCGCCCGCGATGGGCCGGCACGATACTCCTTCTCCATGAGCCGCACGAGTTCGCTGGTGTGGAATGTTTCCCAGCGGGGCGTACCGGCGAGCCAATCGCTGTAGTAGCCGGACTTTCCGCCGTCGGGCATCACGATGAGCACGTC
The nucleotide sequence above comes from Streptomyces sp. NL15-2K. Encoded proteins:
- a CDS encoding XRE family transcriptional regulator — protein: MPRGERPLEAGDGPLLAFAAGLRRLRQKAGSPPYRSLAEKAHYSISTLSSAASGQRLPTLAVTLAYVRACDGDVRKWERRWREVAQQLGEEDPDPAREEESGAPPPYAGLRPFRERDAEWFFGREQLVDELAGRLERQRFVVVIGASGSGKSSLLRAGLVPRLRSAGTSVVVLTPGPRPLEECAVRLGGPAGVTPGGLYGELREDPENLGRVLRQITARSETGDGGDGDGDVVLVVDQFEETFTLCRDDAERDRFVEALITAASAEAGRCRVILGVRADFYAHCTRNALLVTAMRDAQVPVGPMSLDDLRRAVAQPARQAGLTIEGALLATLTAQAHGQVGVLPLLSHALLQTWRRRRGNALTLEAFEAAGGLEGALARTAEEFYQQLDAEQRELARSVFVRLTALGEGTEDTRRPARRAELEGLAGADDGRVGAVLDRAAAARLLTLDHEQAELAHEALIRCWPRLHGWLAEDREATRTLRRLTDAAQTWESLGRDPGALYRGTRLDMATALDHASLSGQERRFLDASLAARAAEQAAARRRTRFRRGAVALLSVLLVLSSMTAFLAVRAQRIADVQRDAVSSQRAADRAAALRTLDPALAAQLGLAAYRLSPTEEARGSVLSTFATAYATSLTGQTGMVTTMAFGADGRVLATGGTDRTLRLWQATDPHHPRALGAALRPASPPRTVAVSADSRLVAAGGEDGTVWVWDIGDARRPRLAARLPADAGAIVSLRFGPGGSTLATAARTGIRLWQLTDLRKPRTLAVRHVPADVTGAGFTPDGRTLATGHADRTVRLWETAGSDGRVRELSAVDEPGGQVNALAFAPDGRRLATGSTDFAVRLWDVRSPRDARVVEVLKGHTDAVNTVGFSPDGSTLASGSTDATVRRWEVTGSGPARELAVFTGHTGSVGSLAFSPDGRALATGSEDQTARLWDLPGPALTGHSSSVYSVAFSPDGRLLATGSYDRTVRLWPLADGRRPGRPDRLTGHTGPVNSVAFRPDGRTLASGSADGTLRLWSTAAAQHPRLLAAIPGRIGHVNSLAFSPDGRTMATGGEQGSVRLWDTADVRRPRPLAALPGPGAVDSVAFAPDGRTLAVAGRNHTAVLWNVTDRHHPTQGAVLRGHASAVKSVAFSPDGRTLATGSEDRTIRLWDLTDPDRPVLRNRLTGYTDGVMSVAFAPNGRTLAAASSDHTARLYDVSGRGAPERAVLSGHTKAVDTLAFSPDGVLATGGEDWTTLLWDPDVQRVATRICDTASPAMTRAEWRQYFPQHAYRPPC
- a CDS encoding prolyl oligopeptidase family serine peptidase, encoding MRADTACRTALSYGDASGRDTRSGDETVGDNEEAGDAIRHNEHADGTLRNTRPADSPAQNTRHADGTVRNNEHTDSTLRNTRPANSPAQNTRHADGTVRNNEHTDSTLRNTRPANSPAQNTRHADSPAQNTRHADGTVRNNEHTDSTLRNTRPADSPAQNTRHADGTVRNNEHADGTVQNTRQRVDASPDLSAWALITAPVHPSLREAHPDTALWGELRVDPGLAGLDVGRARPIRVEIGCRDVEGLWRVPVEDITPSALAWHPRLPLVAGLAMRGRHAHPWIADYRAHTVVVHDRVRAATSLTGLGGAGQPPLVWCGSGLVVLTPATPPPAPADAGGEPSRAAVTCEANGPGWLAFPQGVRELSALAAVRVTELHPDGDAPRVLTGPLLVRGLDPAPGDGHLLVTHLDEEVSHSQQLRWAASVVEAGPSGRDACARPVPPGSRWAIGAPAVLAWPDDTDDDTDSGRRILMCHAADHAAGDTSSVPVSVPLPVPAHSPAREWWPLWHDGAPWVLGMQDSGPYLSSPRHTVPLPAPAGLRLGHPSPAEDPAAGFLLDCRDGEDRYGIAALNPGGPGRPGGPGRPELTITRAADRDIPAAVRAVRAFGGRSGQGLAVESATQHYAGQRAAALPHQSRRTTALTLLDDGETTARGPLLLWLRAQEPGTGGEATPCPGAGPVAHLDLLPRWPADATVGFLHSQITGAVREALDTLAEHRPGLLGRGVVVGGHSFGASLALHAMAHVPRLAGAIVHSGCYNRTLTPGGFQYERRSYWQAPEVYHAFSALLFAHRLDRPVLIVHGTQDTNPATTPEQAVGLYRGIVAAGGHARLVLLPGEGHNFQYAESHQTLAHEHRRWLDRCARTPERV
- a CDS encoding NB-ARC domain-containing protein, with the protein product MAQSNVLPSPDEARTPEEFVRLLRRLRAWSELTYRELEVRAQRHGLHLARSTTAAVLGRGALPRAGFVHAYVAACGLTPEPWLGARQRIAAACAAPAAPAAHGAEVPAVPLVPAQLPSDIADFTGREAQLQAVEEELTGASGTPNGVVPMVAVSGMAGVGKTSLAVHAAHELSERFSDGRLFVDLRGANAAPVEPGEVLVRFLRALGVPGSAAVPDSVEELAVLYRTLSADRRILVVLDNAASERQIRPLLPGVGGPAVLVTSRHRLTSIGAVRSVELGPLPPEHGVEMLARIVGADRVAAEPEAAADIVRLCGQCPLAVRVAGARLACRRQWPLGRLAGLLRDEQRRLDELTIGDLAVRESLEPEYAALPDATRRTFRLLGLLEVPHFTAGDAAVLLDCPVGLAETHLEALVDASLLAAVPAEGVGGTRYRMHDLVRLYARERAMVEESAG
- a CDS encoding glycosyltransferase: MGRTVVIFAAGSRGDVQPCLALGRALTRQGDTARVLASMRYQHLIAEAGLNFHPLPADPAEIIESAEGQELLAGRSNPVAFIRRIDRVLRPHFMPMLEETQVGAKGADLVLAPTFGFLGVHLSQYLQVPHAIIHFQPSQPTKTFPHPFAPAARMLGALGNRLSFDAVDLGSWLVCRHFINSWRREHLGLPELSLSAPFRQVRRAPVLCAFSPTLVPRPSDWGPNVHVTGFWHHDRPRWKPPRQLLAFLADGPPPVYVGFGSMKTSDPEATDTLVRRALRRAELRGVLAGDPATSEDDIFVVGDTPHDWLFPRTAAVVHHGGAGTTASALRAGRPSLVCPFFGDQAYWAARVRELGAGPPPLPARDLTVPALTERLHALTRHSPYAETARRLGQTLEAENGTARACQVLNQLWSAPSNG
- a CDS encoding ABC transporter ATP-binding protein, whose product is MAAEAGAAKIGTREQIACLAFAVRLVWRADRRRLIEVVIAQLASALGIMALILLVRNVFGTVLAAGSGPGAGGGRQAIVSVVLIVAIGSLGGVLRLFSSSRNRVLAAKADRHVISTVLASATRAELARFEDPVFHDALQRAVFASRSQPTMVVAMLVAASQAALTALAVGAAFVVMAWWLLPVAFLSALPVLRAARAERNAGYGLHRRLAEDRRVRQYVEQLLTGRDGAKEVRALDLGRILRARWDAEYEREIDDIVSWQRGYLRTRIAARLGSDAMILAIIGSVWWLIGSDVVSLPTAVAAVTGLFLMTSRVQALGALLNGIGESLFYLMDLRTFAADADSEADSEPVPPPPGGPSGDGFTGLSAESIDFTYPGSPRPALRDVTLTVRRGEFIALVGENGSGKTTLAKILGGLYPPDSGRLVLDGTPAPDPARLRETCAPVFQDFLRYKFTAGDSIAFGRADVPPDTGAIVAAAERAGAHAFLERLPRGYDTVLGKEFSDGCDLSLGQWQRLALARAFYRDSPFLILDEPTASLDPQAEADLADRLRALFADRTVLLISHRFSAVRGADRIYVMAGGRVVEQGRHEELMAENGTYARLFRLQALPYHDDSAKANADNADNADNAARRLSHR